A stretch of the Aggregatibacter sp. HMT-949 genome encodes the following:
- the glnS gene encoding glutamine--tRNA ligase gives MSNTEHTLDLAENARPHNFITQIIDEDLASGKHQSVHTRFPPEPNGYLHIGHAKSICLNFGLAKEYQGLCNLRFDDTNPVKEDVEYVDSIKADVEWLGFHWAGEVHYASDYFDALYNYAIELIKKGLAYVDELSPEEMREYRGTLTEPGKNSPYRDRSVEENLALFEKMKNGEIAEGKASLRAKIDMASPFMVMRDPVLYRIKFASHHQTGDKWCIYPMYDFTHCISDALERITHSLCTLEFQDNRRLYDWVLENISIERPLPHQYEFSRLNLEGTLTSKRKLLKLVNEGIVDGWNDPRMPTISGLRRRGYTPASIREFCRRIGVTKQDNVVEYSALESCIRDDLNQNAPRAMAVIDPVKVVIENFNGEEILTAPNHPNRPELGERQLPFSKEIYIDRADFREEANKQYKRLVLGKEVRLRNAYVIKAERVEKDANDEITTIFCTYDPETLGKNPTDGRKVKGVIHWVSAAHNHPAEFRLYERLFTVSNPGAEENIESVLNPTSLVVKHGFVEQSLGNAIAEKGYQFEREGYFCADSKDSRPEHLVFNLTVSLKEGF, from the coding sequence ATGAGTAACACAGAACACACTTTAGACCTTGCAGAAAATGCCCGTCCGCACAATTTTATTACCCAAATTATTGATGAAGATTTAGCTTCCGGTAAACACCAAAGCGTTCACACCCGTTTCCCGCCTGAACCAAACGGCTATTTGCATATCGGTCACGCCAAATCCATCTGCTTAAACTTCGGTTTAGCAAAAGAGTATCAAGGCTTGTGTAACCTGCGTTTTGACGACACCAATCCGGTGAAAGAAGATGTGGAATATGTGGATTCCATCAAAGCTGATGTGGAATGGCTTGGTTTCCATTGGGCAGGCGAGGTGCATTACGCTTCCGATTATTTTGACGCACTTTACAATTACGCTATTGAGCTTATCAAAAAAGGCTTAGCGTATGTGGATGAACTTTCGCCGGAAGAAATGCGTGAATATCGCGGCACCTTAACCGAGCCGGGTAAAAACAGTCCCTATCGTGATCGTAGCGTAGAAGAAAATCTGGCGTTATTTGAAAAAATGAAAAACGGTGAAATTGCCGAGGGAAAAGCCAGCCTGCGTGCCAAAATTGATATGGCGTCACCGTTTATGGTAATGCGCGATCCGGTACTTTATCGCATTAAATTTGCCAGCCACCACCAAACGGGCGACAAATGGTGCATTTATCCAATGTACGATTTCACCCACTGTATTTCCGATGCCCTGGAACGTATTACACATTCATTGTGTACCTTGGAATTCCAAGATAACCGCCGTTTATACGACTGGGTGTTGGAAAATATCAGTATTGAACGTCCGTTGCCGCACCAATATGAATTTTCCCGTTTGAATTTGGAAGGCACCTTAACCTCTAAACGTAAGTTATTAAAATTAGTCAATGAAGGCATTGTGGATGGCTGGAACGATCCACGTATGCCGACGATTTCCGGCTTGCGTCGTCGCGGCTATACGCCCGCATCAATTCGTGAATTCTGTCGCCGTATCGGCGTGACCAAACAAGATAACGTGGTGGAATACAGCGCGTTGGAATCTTGCATTCGCGACGATTTAAACCAAAATGCCCCGCGCGCGATGGCGGTTATCGATCCTGTCAAGGTGGTGATTGAAAACTTTAATGGTGAAGAAATATTGACCGCGCCGAATCATCCGAATCGTCCGGAATTAGGGGAGCGCCAATTGCCATTCAGCAAAGAAATCTACATTGATCGTGCGGATTTCCGCGAAGAAGCGAATAAACAATACAAACGCTTGGTGTTGGGCAAAGAAGTGCGTTTGCGCAATGCTTATGTGATTAAAGCGGAACGTGTAGAAAAAGATGCCAACGATGAAATCACCACGATTTTCTGTACTTACGATCCGGAAACCTTGGGCAAAAATCCGACGGACGGTCGCAAAGTGAAAGGCGTGATTCACTGGGTTTCCGCCGCACACAATCACCCGGCGGAATTCCGTTTATATGAACGCCTTTTCACTGTGTCAAATCCGGGTGCAGAAGAAAACATTGAAAGTGTGTTAAATCCCACTTCTTTAGTGGTAAAACACGGTTTTGTAGAGCAAAGCCTTGGTAACGCGATCGCTGAAAAAGGCTACCAATTCGAACGCGAAGGCTACTTCTGCGCTGACAGCAAAGACAGCCGTCCTGAACATTTGGTATTTAACCTAACGGTGAGTTTGAAAGAAGGTTTTTAG
- a CDS encoding DUF2799 domain-containing protein — MKKFKFFGLLACFGLAGCETLWAIVTLPITLPMAMLESVVGESTEEYCVRVSQDWYHAGYLYGADGRETAKDGIDYYTRRCGEYRKVDQAAFERGYRNGYCANNTFYRLGYDGLPMNYRICSNAAGLEAEYQRGRQRVVFEREHEADFYRLKRLRERLKALGDTEQADSKMRPYAIEQREQLRDKINELEQQLGLEITDFGRSSW, encoded by the coding sequence ATGAAAAAATTCAAATTCTTCGGGCTACTAGCCTGTTTCGGATTAGCGGGCTGCGAAACGTTGTGGGCGATTGTCACCTTGCCGATTACGCTACCGATGGCGATGTTGGAATCCGTAGTCGGCGAATCGACGGAGGAATATTGCGTGCGCGTCAGTCAGGATTGGTATCACGCCGGTTATTTGTACGGTGCGGACGGACGTGAAACGGCAAAGGACGGCATCGACTATTATACGCGACGTTGCGGCGAATATCGGAAAGTTGATCAGGCGGCCTTTGAGCGTGGTTATCGTAACGGGTATTGTGCGAATAACACATTTTATCGTTTGGGTTACGACGGTTTGCCGATGAATTATCGAATTTGCTCGAATGCGGCGGGCTTGGAAGCCGAATATCAACGCGGGCGGCAACGGGTGGTTTTCGAACGTGAACACGAAGCGGATTTTTATCGTTTAAAACGTCTCCGTGAGCGATTAAAGGCTTTAGGTGATACCGAGCAAGCTGATTCTAAAATGCGCCCTTACGCCATTGAACAACGGGAACAGTTGCGCGATAAAATTAACGAATTGGAACAACAATTGGGGCTGGAAATCACGGATTTCGGCCGTTCTTCGTGGTAA
- a CDS encoding YcgN family cysteine cluster protein, which produces MRNHFWQTKSLLEMNEAEWEALCDGCGKCCYRKYIQGHGKRQKLYYTRIACDLLDVKTGKCGNYPERFKLETDCTKLTKKNLPDFHWLPQTCAYRLIYEGKPLPHWHPLISGDPNSVKNAGILIADGVHEKDVIDWFEFVIDAC; this is translated from the coding sequence ATGCGAAATCATTTTTGGCAAACCAAATCCTTACTTGAAATGAACGAAGCCGAATGGGAAGCGCTTTGTGACGGTTGCGGCAAATGTTGTTATCGCAAATATATTCAAGGGCATGGCAAGCGGCAAAAACTGTATTACACGCGCATCGCCTGCGATTTGTTGGATGTGAAAACCGGCAAATGCGGTAATTATCCCGAGCGTTTTAAGCTTGAAACGGATTGCACTAAGCTGACCAAAAAGAATCTGCCGGATTTTCATTGGTTGCCGCAAACTTGCGCCTATCGTTTGATTTATGAAGGCAAACCGCTACCGCATTGGCATCCGTTGATTTCGGGCGATCCTAATTCAGTGAAAAACGCCGGGATATTGATTGCCGACGGCGTGCATGAAAAAGACGTGATTGATTGGTTTGAATTTGTTATCGATGCATGTTGA
- the ribE gene encoding 6,7-dimethyl-8-ribityllumazine synthase, whose translation MKVLEGAVAAPNAKIAIAIARFNSFINESLLEGAIDALKRLGQVKQENITVVRAPGAYELPLVARRLAESKKFDAIVALGTVIRGGTAHFEYVAGEASSGLGKVAMEAEIPVAFGVLTTENIEQAIERAGTKAGNKGAEAALTALEMVNLLQQIDAA comes from the coding sequence ATGAAAGTTTTAGAAGGCGCGGTCGCCGCACCAAATGCAAAAATTGCAATTGCAATTGCCCGTTTCAACAGCTTTATCAACGAAAGTTTATTAGAAGGTGCGATTGATGCGTTAAAACGTCTTGGTCAAGTGAAACAGGAAAATATCACGGTGGTGCGCGCACCGGGCGCTTATGAATTGCCGTTAGTGGCGCGTCGTTTAGCGGAGAGCAAAAAATTCGATGCCATCGTGGCCTTAGGCACGGTCATTCGCGGTGGTACTGCACACTTTGAATACGTCGCGGGTGAAGCCAGCAGCGGTTTAGGCAAAGTGGCGATGGAAGCGGAAATTCCGGTGGCGTTCGGTGTATTAACCACCGAAAATATCGAACAAGCCATTGAACGCGCCGGCACCAAAGCGGGTAATAAAGGCGCAGAAGCCGCATTAACCGCCCTTGAAATGGTGAATCTTTTACAACAAATCGACGCGGCATAA
- the nusB gene encoding transcription antitermination factor NusB, translating to MTEQQKQVKKPSARRCARECAVQALYSWALSGNTAEQVELAFVLDQDLEGVDKPYFRKLFRQTVENIETVDFAISPYIDRAFDELDPIEKAILRLAVYELRFESDVPYKVVINEAIEVAKVFGADESHKYINGVLDKIAPALGRK from the coding sequence ATGACTGAGCAACAAAAACAAGTGAAAAAGCCTTCCGCCCGTCGTTGCGCTCGTGAGTGCGCGGTACAAGCCTTATATTCTTGGGCGCTTTCCGGCAATACGGCCGAACAAGTAGAGCTTGCATTCGTACTGGATCAAGATCTCGAAGGCGTAGATAAGCCTTATTTTCGTAAATTATTCCGTCAAACGGTGGAAAATATCGAAACCGTGGATTTTGCCATTTCGCCTTATATCGACCGCGCTTTTGACGAACTTGATCCGATTGAAAAAGCAATTTTGCGTTTAGCGGTGTACGAATTACGTTTTGAATCGGACGTACCGTACAAGGTGGTGATTAACGAAGCCATTGAAGTGGCGAAAGTATTCGGCGCCGATGAAAGCCATAAATATATCAATGGCGTATTAGACAAAATTGCGCCGGCATTAGGGCGTAAATAG
- the thiL gene encoding thiamine-phosphate kinase yields the protein MAMGEFDLIKRYFERSQNNADDFVQLSIGDDCALVCIPPDCQLAITTDTMTENTHFLPDISAEDLAYKAIATNLSDLAAMGAQPKWISLALTLPKINEEWLSAFSQSLINTLRDYNVTLIGGDTTKGTRAITITAQGFVEKGKALCRHQAKAGDLIYVSGTLGDSAAGLQLILAGELKGKSALDIDREFLLHRHFRPTPRVALGRVLVGIANAAIDLSDGLLSDLGHILKRSQCGAEIELAALPLSSSILRLFSRDQAERFALSGGEDYELCFTVPVENKEKLELALKNLKLPCACIGRIVTAQTRGGFALNFLRHGEAVQLTPMSGFDHFKDEHYE from the coding sequence ATGGCAATGGGTGAATTTGATTTAATCAAACGTTATTTTGAACGGTCGCAAAATAATGCTGATGATTTTGTACAATTATCCATCGGTGATGATTGCGCATTGGTTTGTATTCCGCCTGATTGCCAATTGGCGATTACCACCGATACTATGACGGAAAATACGCATTTTCTTCCCGATATTTCTGCCGAAGATTTAGCCTATAAAGCAATTGCAACGAATTTAAGCGATTTGGCCGCCATGGGCGCGCAACCTAAATGGATTTCCCTTGCTTTAACTTTGCCGAAAATAAATGAAGAATGGCTTTCCGCATTTAGTCAAAGTTTGATAAATACGTTACGCGATTACAACGTCACATTAATCGGCGGCGACACCACCAAAGGCACGCGCGCTATTACCATTACTGCGCAAGGCTTTGTAGAAAAGGGCAAAGCGCTTTGCCGTCATCAAGCAAAAGCGGGAGATTTAATTTATGTTTCCGGTACATTAGGCGACAGCGCCGCCGGTTTGCAGCTGATTTTAGCGGGCGAATTGAAGGGCAAAAGCGCACTTGATATTGACCGAGAATTTTTGCTTCATCGCCATTTTCGCCCAACACCGCGCGTAGCGCTAGGACGTGTTTTAGTCGGCATCGCCAATGCGGCGATTGATTTGTCTGACGGCTTGCTTTCCGATCTCGGGCATATTCTAAAACGCAGTCAATGCGGTGCTGAAATCGAACTTGCCGCCCTGCCGCTTTCTTCTTCGATATTACGGCTTTTCTCTCGCGACCAAGCGGAACGCTTTGCCTTAAGCGGTGGCGAAGATTACGAACTGTGTTTCACCGTGCCGGTGGAAAATAAAGAAAAATTGGAGCTGGCGCTAAAAAATTTAAAGCTGCCTTGCGCTTGCATTGGCCGAATCGTTACGGCACAAACACGCGGTGGGTTTGCACTGAATTTTCTGCGTCATGGCGAAGCGGTGCAATTGACACCCATGTCGGGTTTTGATCATTTTAAGGATGAACATTATGAATAA
- a CDS encoding phosphatidylglycerophosphatase A, whose amino-acid sequence MNNRTTSGNPLKRLSLTNPVHLLALGFGSGLIHPAPGTWGSLAGTFIGVALLMLLGMKSFLILTVLCFVLGCYLCQKTANDMGVHDHGSIVWDEFVGMFIVLAAVPNLSWQWVLTAFVLFRFFDILKPFPIRYFDEKLESGFGIMLDDVLAAVYALFVVFIVRIWM is encoded by the coding sequence ATGAATAATCGAACCACTTCGGGAAATCCGTTAAAACGGCTTTCTTTAACCAATCCCGTACATTTGCTTGCGTTGGGATTCGGCTCGGGTTTAATCCATCCCGCGCCCGGCACTTGGGGCAGCCTTGCCGGCACTTTTATTGGCGTGGCGTTATTAATGTTGCTCGGTATGAAAAGTTTTTTGATTTTGACTGTGCTTTGCTTCGTTTTAGGCTGTTACCTTTGTCAAAAAACTGCCAACGATATGGGCGTGCACGATCACGGTTCCATCGTTTGGGACGAATTTGTCGGTATGTTTATCGTGCTCGCCGCCGTGCCGAATTTATCGTGGCAATGGGTTTTGACGGCGTTTGTGCTGTTTCGCTTTTTTGATATTTTAAAACCTTTCCCGATTCGCTATTTCGATGAAAAATTGGAAAGCGGTTTTGGCATTATGCTGGATGACGTATTGGCTGCGGTTTACGCGTTGTTTGTGGTATTTATTGTGCGAATTTGGATGTGA
- a CDS encoding homoserine/threonine efflux transporter has product MLNLMIVNLFGLMTPGPDFFYVVRMSAGNSRRNAICAILGICIGIGFWASLSLLGLAVILATLPMLHGAIMLLGGAYLSYCGVSLWRTKTNVELSALSAQELNQQTSIRKEIMKGLLVNLSNAKVVVFFSSVMSLVLANITNVWQMSLALAIIVSEGFVYFYVISLVFSRNIAKRIYGRYTRYIDNTAGAVFLFFGLLLIYSGINEMIH; this is encoded by the coding sequence ATGCTGAATTTAATGATTGTCAATTTGTTCGGTCTGATGACGCCGGGACCGGATTTTTTCTATGTGGTACGGATGTCGGCCGGTAATTCGCGTCGTAATGCTATTTGTGCGATTCTTGGCATTTGTATCGGCATCGGCTTTTGGGCGTCACTTTCGTTACTTGGGCTTGCCGTTATTCTTGCAACATTGCCCATGTTACACGGTGCGATTATGCTGCTCGGCGGCGCCTATTTAAGCTATTGCGGCGTTTCTCTTTGGCGCACTAAAACGAACGTCGAATTGAGCGCGCTTTCGGCGCAAGAACTTAACCAACAAACCAGTATCCGCAAAGAAATTATGAAAGGCTTGTTGGTGAATTTATCCAATGCCAAAGTGGTGGTATTCTTTTCTAGCGTGATGTCGCTGGTGCTTGCCAATATTACCAATGTGTGGCAAATGAGTTTGGCTCTGGCGATTATCGTGTCGGAAGGGTTTGTTTATTTTTATGTGATTTCACTGGTGTTTTCGCGTAATATTGCCAAACGAATTTACGGCCGTTACACGCGTTATATTGATAATACGGCGGGTGCGGTCTTTTTATTTTTCGGTTTGTTGCTGATTTACAGCGGTATTAACGAAATGATTCATTAG
- the dapB gene encoding 4-hydroxy-tetrahydrodipicolinate reductase — MTLKIAIAGAGGRMGRQLIQAVQAVENVELGAAFERKGSTLVGADAGELAGIGHLGVVVSDDLQAQKNNFDLLIDFTRPQGTLEHIAFCLANNKKMVIGTTGFDEAGKAAIQVASEKIAVVFASNFSVGVNLVFKLLEKAAKVMGDYCDIEIIEAHHRHKVDAPSGTALSMGEHIAKTLGRDLKTHGVFCREGIIGERKRDEIGFSTVRASDVVGEHTVWFADIGERVEISHKASSRMTFANGAVRAAKWLESKSKGLFDMTDVLDLNNL, encoded by the coding sequence ATGACATTAAAAATTGCCATCGCCGGCGCGGGCGGCAGAATGGGGCGTCAATTAATTCAAGCGGTGCAGGCGGTGGAAAACGTAGAACTTGGTGCGGCCTTTGAGCGCAAAGGTTCCACTTTAGTGGGAGCAGATGCCGGCGAGCTTGCCGGAATTGGCCATTTAGGCGTAGTAGTGTCTGATGATCTACAAGCGCAAAAAAATAATTTTGATTTATTAATTGATTTTACTCGTCCGCAAGGCACGCTTGAACACATCGCATTTTGTTTGGCGAACAACAAAAAAATGGTCATTGGTACCACCGGTTTTGATGAGGCGGGCAAAGCGGCAATTCAAGTGGCATCTGAAAAAATTGCCGTTGTGTTTGCTTCAAATTTCAGCGTCGGTGTAAATTTGGTGTTTAAATTATTGGAAAAAGCCGCCAAAGTGATGGGCGATTATTGCGACATTGAAATTATCGAAGCGCACCATCGCCATAAAGTGGACGCGCCATCGGGCACCGCATTGAGCATGGGGGAACATATCGCAAAAACCTTAGGACGCGATTTGAAAACTCACGGTGTTTTTTGCCGCGAAGGCATTATTGGCGAACGTAAACGCGATGAAATCGGCTTTTCGACCGTTCGGGCTTCCGATGTGGTAGGCGAGCATACGGTTTGGTTTGCTGACATTGGCGAGCGCGTTGAAATTTCTCACAAAGCGTCCAGCCGCATGACTTTCGCTAACGGCGCTGTGCGAGCCGCCAAATGGCTTGAAAGTAAGTCAAAAGGTTTGTTCGATATGACGGACGTGTTGGATTTAAATAATTTATAA
- the yfaE gene encoding class I ribonucleotide reductase maintenance protein YfaE — translation MKIHLIRSRISLEFNNETSLLDHLEHNHIHHEYQCRSGYCGSCRVKIKKGKVSYAQTPLAFIQSDEILLCCCHVESDIEIEL, via the coding sequence ATGAAAATTCATCTTATCCGCAGCCGAATCAGCCTCGAATTCAATAATGAAACGAGTTTACTCGATCATCTTGAACATAATCATATTCATCACGAATATCAATGCCGTAGCGGCTATTGCGGTTCCTGCCGAGTGAAAATCAAAAAAGGCAAGGTATCCTATGCACAAACGCCCCTTGCCTTTATTCAATCCGACGAGATTTTGTTGTGTTGTTGTCACGTAGAAAGTGACATCGAAATTGAGTTATAA
- a CDS encoding Bax inhibitor-1/YccA family protein: MQSRIIVDSSRESLLSTHKVLRNTYFLLGLTMAFSAVVAYISMAMNLPYPNIIVLLVGFYGLLFITHRLADRPAGILAAFAFTGFMGYTIGPILNMYVANGMEDLIMLAFAGTAIVFFACSAYVLTTQKDMSFLSTAMFALFIVLLLGMVASFFFQIPALAIAISALFVVFSTMTILYETSNIIHGGETNYIRATVSIYVSIYNLFISLLRLLSIFSSNND, translated from the coding sequence ATGCAATCACGCATTATTGTCGATTCAAGCCGCGAATCTTTATTAAGCACTCATAAAGTACTGCGTAACACGTACTTCTTGCTTGGTTTGACAATGGCATTTTCGGCGGTCGTCGCTTACATTTCGATGGCGATGAATTTGCCTTATCCGAACATTATTGTGTTATTAGTGGGTTTCTACGGCCTACTTTTTATTACCCATCGTTTGGCTGATCGTCCAGCCGGCATTTTAGCTGCGTTTGCTTTTACCGGTTTTATGGGATACACCATCGGGCCGATTTTAAATATGTACGTGGCGAACGGTATGGAAGATTTAATCATGTTGGCCTTTGCCGGCACTGCGATCGTGTTCTTCGCTTGTTCGGCTTATGTGTTGACTACGCAAAAAGATATGTCATTTCTTTCTACGGCGATGTTTGCACTTTTCATCGTGTTACTATTAGGCATGGTGGCGAGTTTCTTCTTCCAAATTCCGGCATTAGCCATTGCCATTAGTGCATTGTTTGTAGTGTTTTCGACTATGACGATTTTGTACGAAACCAGTAATATTATTCACGGCGGCGAAACTAACTACATTCGTGCTACCGTAAGCATTTATGTGTCAATCTATAACTTATTCATCAGCTTATTAAGATTACTTTCCATCTTTTCAAGCAATAACGATTAA
- a CDS encoding TIGR01777 family oxidoreductase, producing MNIFITGGTGLIGQALIPVLLNQQHQLSLLTRSEKKARRLFPQKNLRFFTSLTALKNLDEFDVVINLAGEPIFAKAWSEAQKATLFNSRVKLTEQIALLINAGLNPPRLISASATGIYGDGGDQLMNDENSTAFNTFSARLCQAWESAALQAKTTVCLLRTGIVLSPKGGALAKMLPLYRLNLAGRLGSGKQYWAWIALEDAVNAVLFLISNLDCKGIYNLTAPHPVTNSEFNQELAAALHRCAPFPVPAFALKLALGERADMLLESQNVFPKRLLEAGFKFQYVNLKQYFTSLFPKK from the coding sequence ATGAACATTTTCATCACCGGCGGCACAGGACTCATCGGCCAAGCATTAATTCCCGTTCTATTAAATCAACAACATCAACTCTCCCTTCTCACGCGTTCGGAGAAAAAAGCCCGTCGGCTTTTCCCGCAAAAAAACTTGCGATTTTTCACTTCGCTTACTGCGCTTAAAAACCTCGACGAATTCGATGTGGTAATTAATCTCGCCGGCGAGCCTATTTTTGCCAAAGCTTGGAGCGAGGCGCAAAAAGCGACATTATTTAATAGCCGAGTAAAATTAACCGAACAAATAGCCTTATTAATTAATGCCGGTCTTAATCCGCCTCGCTTAATTTCCGCTTCAGCGACAGGAATTTACGGTGACGGCGGCGATCAATTAATGAACGATGAAAATAGCACCGCATTCAACACCTTCAGTGCGCGCCTTTGCCAAGCTTGGGAGAGCGCTGCATTGCAAGCGAAAACGACAGTTTGCCTGCTTCGTACCGGCATCGTACTATCACCCAAAGGTGGTGCCTTAGCTAAAATGTTACCGCTCTATCGTTTAAATTTAGCCGGTCGCTTAGGTTCCGGCAAACAATATTGGGCTTGGATCGCCTTGGAAGATGCCGTCAATGCGGTGCTATTTTTAATCTCAAATCTCGACTGCAAAGGCATTTATAATTTAACGGCGCCGCACCCCGTAACGAATAGCGAGTTCAATCAGGAATTGGCGGCGGCGCTACATCGTTGTGCACCGTTCCCTGTACCGGCATTTGCCTTAAAACTGGCACTCGGCGAACGCGCCGATATGTTACTTGAAAGTCAAAATGTGTTTCCGAAACGCTTGCTTGAGGCAGGATTTAAATTCCAATATGTAAATTTGAAGCAATATTTCACCTCGCTTTTCCCCAAAAAATAA
- the argR gene encoding transcriptional regulator ArgR, which produces MDNLTRAFKELLNQERFASQSEIVEALKKQGFSGINQSKVSRMLGKFGAVRARNAKMEMVYCLPNELSVPATSSPLKNLVLDIDHNNMLVVIKTTPGAAQLIARLLDSVGKPDGILGTIAGDDTIFVTPTRTTPISILIERIQDLFERSLS; this is translated from the coding sequence ATGGATAATCTTACTCGTGCTTTTAAGGAATTATTAAATCAAGAGCGTTTCGCATCACAAAGCGAAATCGTCGAAGCGCTTAAAAAGCAAGGTTTCTCCGGCATTAATCAATCGAAAGTTTCCCGCATGCTCGGCAAATTCGGCGCGGTGCGTGCACGTAACGCTAAAATGGAAATGGTGTATTGTTTACCCAATGAATTAAGCGTGCCGGCGACCAGCAGCCCATTGAAAAATTTAGTGTTGGATATTGATCACAATAACATGTTAGTCGTAATCAAAACCACGCCGGGTGCTGCGCAATTAATCGCTCGTTTACTTGATTCCGTCGGCAAACCGGACGGTATTCTCGGCACCATCGCCGGCGACGACACGATTTTTGTCACACCGACACGCACCACACCAATTTCAATCTTAATTGAACGCATTCAAGATTTGTTCGAACGCTCGCTCTCATGA
- the mdh gene encoding malate dehydrogenase, protein MKVAVLGAAGGIGQALALLLKLQLPAESELALYDIAPVTPGVAADVSHIPTAVKVKGFSGEDPTPALQGADVVLISAGVARKPGMDRSDLFNINAGIVRGLIEKVAAACPKACVGIITNPVNTTVAIAAEVLKKAGVYDKRKLFGVTTLDVLRSETFVAELKNLNVSRTTVPVIGGHSGVTILPLLSQVPYAEFSAAEIAALTKRIQNAGTEVVEAKAGGGSATLSMAQAAARFARSLVKGLNGETVVECTYVEGDGKYARFFAQPVRLGKEGVEEILPIGPLSEFEQKALDAMLPTLRADIELGEKFING, encoded by the coding sequence ATGAAAGTTGCAGTATTAGGCGCCGCCGGCGGTATTGGTCAAGCTCTGGCGTTGTTATTGAAATTACAATTACCGGCGGAATCCGAACTGGCTTTATATGATATCGCACCCGTAACTCCCGGGGTTGCGGCGGATGTAAGCCATATTCCGACGGCTGTTAAAGTAAAAGGTTTTTCAGGTGAAGATCCGACTCCGGCACTTCAAGGTGCAGACGTGGTATTAATTTCAGCCGGCGTTGCGCGTAAACCGGGTATGGATCGTTCGGATTTGTTCAATATTAATGCGGGTATCGTGCGCGGTTTAATCGAAAAAGTGGCGGCAGCCTGTCCTAAAGCCTGCGTTGGTATTATCACCAATCCGGTTAATACAACTGTGGCGATTGCCGCTGAAGTATTGAAAAAAGCTGGGGTTTACGATAAACGTAAATTATTCGGCGTGACGACATTAGATGTACTTCGTTCGGAAACTTTTGTGGCCGAATTGAAAAACTTAAATGTTTCTCGCACTACCGTGCCAGTGATTGGCGGACATTCCGGTGTTACTATTCTTCCGTTGCTTTCTCAAGTACCTTATGCGGAATTTAGCGCAGCGGAAATTGCAGCGTTAACCAAACGTATCCAAAATGCCGGTACGGAAGTGGTGGAAGCGAAAGCCGGCGGCGGTTCGGCTACACTTTCTATGGCGCAGGCGGCAGCACGGTTTGCCCGTTCTTTGGTGAAAGGCTTAAACGGTGAAACCGTGGTTGAATGCACTTATGTTGAAGGTGATGGCAAATATGCCCGTTTCTTCGCTCAGCCGGTTCGCTTGGGCAAAGAAGGCGTGGAAGAAATTCTTCCGATCGGCCCGTTAAGCGAATTTGAACAAAAGGCATTAGACGCAATGTTACCGACATTACGTGCAGATATTGAATTAGGCGAGAAATTTATTAACGGTTAA